GTACCTTAAACTGTCCTGGGTAAAGCTCCCTGGCCAAGGCGAAGAAAGGCTCTGGATGTTGCTGAgaacaaagagggagaaaaatgtTCGGTTGTATTGTCGTGAAGACTGGAGTGAGCACTGCCTCATATCACAAGACAGCACGGTCTTCAGACGGCATACAAGTGGATGCCAAGCAACTAGCCACAGTGGCTAAGAAgtagaaaatctgaaaattagGCTTAATGTGCTGGGTTTTTGTTCTTTAGTTTAGGTCCTGACACTCTTAGTTTACTGTTCAATGACTTTCAGAGCCCCTTCTTAAAAGTTACAACTGAAAATTGGCATatttttcacatcacatcactatATTTTGGacatctcacacccacttcatgatgtgctggccaggcacaggagtacattcagtgagagactcatcccaccaaaactacaaaaacaagattgaacgctacaggaaatcattcctgcctgtggccatcaacctgtacaactcctccctctgaatggttCCTGGACTTTTCACTTACGCTGTTACATAATTTGACCAATTGAACTTTGCACATACTgttgtatatactgtttttCCAAATTCAACTTGCACAtctgtttgtatatactgtttatttttttctaagtatatatatattgttttatattatgTTCTATATCTTGTGGTATATCtcgttttatatatatattctcaatataaatattttgttttttatacttgctttttatgtatatatttccttctcttttctttcctttctaattttattctagTTCTAtccttgtaaggagcactgtaacaacaacaatttcccctcgtggataaataaaggatttctgattctgatatatCTATATACCTCACACACATGTTGCACGTCACTTGTTTACATAccatgttgcacatgttttgtAGTTTTCATAGTTTCACGACCTGCAcatacctcatactgtttaaaCCTCATGTCAATTGCACTacctgtatgtatttatattttggatattaGGACTATTTGCACGTCTGGTTAGACGCTAAACTGCAGTTCCTTATCTCTGCgctgcactctgacaatgacaataaagttgaatctaacCTAATCCAATCTGTAATTATACTAGTGCAAAACTGGAATCCAAAAAACTTGGCTTCTTAGTTAAACTGTGGATTAATCGGGTTAGAATTAAGGGCAAGGTAAATATATAATCTTATCTATGATATAATTTTAATTCTAGCCATTCAAAACAGCCAAGGGTTTTGGAGGCCTCTGAGAGAGCTGTTATATCCTGTAGTGTCGTTCTCCAAACTTTCAAAGAATGCAATCTTTCACACACCTTAAAGTAATCGATTTGGAAGATGGCCTCTGGGTAAGGCAGGTTATATTTCTGCAAGTTTGCATACAGGCCAGTTCCTGGCGAGCGGAAATCAGGGATCCCAGCCGCTGTGGGTGGAGGGATTAAAAATTAAACTTAAAAACTAAACAATAAGActtaaaaagcagctttaaacatgCGTCTGTGATGTTCAAACCAAAATACTCACATGTGGATATTCCTGCTCCAACCATGCAGAGGATGTTTTTACCTGCATGGACGCAAAGACACATCTGACTTAGATCAATAACAATTGCATTATTAGAACAGTATGACACAAATCACTCCACTGTGGTCAGAAATAATGGATGAGCTGAACGGGAGCAGGCAAAGACTCACATTTTCCGCTCTTTATGTATCGTGCCACTCCGTCCAGGGACAGCTCATCCAGAACTTTGTCTGATGAGCCGAGGCCCAGGGTGCTGGAGAAGAGGTTTCGAAGGAAGTCCACTAACAGGAACACAGACAAGGAGCAGATGACGatacatttaaacaaacaaacaaacaaacaaacaaacaaactataGTATACTATGCATACAGAAACCAACCAAaagaactttaaaaaaaatcatgaaatgataaaatgagtGTCAGAGGCACATCTACAGTATGATGGTGTATGAGACACATTACATAATAATGTACCAGGCATTGCATTAAATCGCCAACAGTTGTCAAAGGGCATAAATCTCTATTTGTATTCTGACAGCACTGCATCACTTCCAGGAATAGCATTCTCACATACTTTGTGTATCTCCTGCAGCCTCGTCCTCACTGCTGTCGTCGGACTGCTCCTACAAAAGACACATTGACATGAAATTATGTGATTCCACGAGCAATAAATCTATTGTGAATGGCTGCTTTCTTCATCTGAGATTTACCTTATAAACACCTGTTATGTCAGACCATGACTGCTTTGTCATGAGTGTTACAAAGGTGACAGCTAGCTGACGCTAACCCCGCCTATCATTTGGTCCGACGCTAACTCCCACGAGCTAGTCTCGTAGCTGCAGATAAACTGTTTTTCTCACCTCCGGTTTAGGCGttacctcttcctcttcttcttttttaggatGTTCTACgaatgaagaaatgaaatacCATGTCAAATCTGCCTCAGCAAATACTCCCACTTTAGACGGTCACGTTAGGTGGCTGCAAGACTAGCCAGAAAGTCTTGCGCGGTGTAGAACCGTACGAGTGTCAAAGTTGTTACTCGATTTTCACATCAGGCAGTCATCCTACCTGATGCATCAGACATTTATCCGTCTACTGAGGCCCTTTAACCACAAGGATCCGGGTGACAACTGACTAAAATTCCAGATTTCACTTAATTAGGACAGGTATCAAGTGCAGCTATCACTCAGTTGGGAGGTCTTGTTGTTGTCCGTCAGAAACACAGTCCGTGTTTCTCGTGAACCAGTTGCCATATCAATGATTGGTTCCTACGGCAGATATAACTGCTTAGGGGTCTGTTAACGTCACCGAAAACTCCTTATATTCAACAAACAATGCTAATAAACACGAGCAACATGAGaaattcagtttgtcttttttttattttaatatacCGTGTTACATATCTTTTCATCTACTGTGTAATGGTAGAAAACATTGCACCTAGACCATGTGCAATTTTCAGCCCTTGtgcaattttcaattttttctattagcaatatttttttttttaatgccccCCTCCTTTTCTACAGAATGTATATACatatagttttgtttttttctattttgtattttttattcccttctgtctccttttatattcctgatACTATTGCTGCTGCCACCATAACTTCCTCTATGGATGATTAGTAAAGAGTTATCTTAtctttacatatattttttgcATACAACTTTGAAGAAAGCAATGCTATTGGAAATGCACTGTGAAGTAGCTCACACAAGATCTGTTGACATGAAAACTGGCTACCCAAACATTGCAGATGGTCTCTTTAcatacaaaagcagcagtgattTCTTCATCTCCGTTCACTCTCTTGTCCCAGTCTCACTGGTGTGTTCATCTATCCACTGTAGGTTCTGACTCGGCTGCAGTACCAGGCTCATACTGGATTATGGGCTTTAGTTTCCTCACATAAGCTTCTAGTGAAGATTAGtaatatgtacacacacttgtTACGATGGGTGGCCACATGCTCTCCATTGTCTGTGAAGCAGGACTTGTGGATTCACAGGTCGTCATACATTTACAACAATCCtgacactgaacaaaaaaaaattattcaGTATATCTACAatcatatttacatttcagcaggaaaacaggattttgcatacatttttatttttttttttacatcataaaTGTGCACATTCTTGACAACAAGCTGATTCTGGAAAGAAACAACATAAGCAGACAGTGATAAAACACATATGGCaatggcaaaataaaataaaataaattaacttCAGAGGGAACGTTTTTCTTCCACACttgctgtatttttcttcttaatGTGGTTATATTTAAATGTGAGATGCCACTTTCCAATCAAATAGGAGTCTATAACAGGTTCATCAACACTTGCTGTTGTCTATTATGGACCTTCTCTGTCATAACCACTCACTGGTGTCGTCGAATACAGAAAATAAGCTATGATGGCTGTATTGCCGCAAAAAACAGACTCATGGCCTCCCCTGTTCTTATGTCAGATGTTTCCTCAACAATGTCTCTTTGCTCCATCAGTGTGCTTTCTGTCAGACGATGGTGAACTGACAACAGAGCTCTCTCAAAGgactctctctcttcctgaaCTGAGTGCCTTGATTCATCTGACTCCAGGCCCTACCTCTGCCCTTGCAATTGCTCCTTGcactcctctccttcctcctgcctcAGGCTGAAGTCATAGCCAGTAGCTGTGATCTGGCACTGGGGTAACATCTCCTCCAGCAGGATAATGACCAACCCAGGAGATGAGATCCCAGGGAGGGACGACACGTCCAGACGCCGAAGTCCTCTATAACACgtacaaacaattaaaaaaacaaggcaGGAACCATATACAACAGTAAGGTTTTGGTAATAATAAACAGGCCATGTTGTAAGTGTTTGGGGAATTACTTGAGATTCCGGAGTGCAGCCAGGCCGCCTATAGTGATGCGCGGACAGTGAGAGATGTCCAGTTCCTCCAGGGAGTCCTGAAACATATGGAGTCTGGCCAGAGACCAGTCGTCCACTTCAGGACATCCTCGTAATGACAGAGTCCGCAAAGATTGTTGCCGCTCTGAGGGAGGACAAAGCAGATCAGAAACTCTGAACTTACTCAAATGCTAAATACCATAGAGATGAATTAACAGTACATGTGGCTGACAGAgcacaacagacaaaaaaaagagaaaggctACGTTGGAGCTCATTACCCAGGTTCCTCAGTCCTGTGTAGTTGATGAGAGTGTTGCTCATGTTTACTTCCTCTAAGGGTGTGTCTTTGTAATTTAAGAAGTCCCAGTTAAATTTGCCCTTCTGGTCTGCACGGAACCACTCTGTCTGGCCAACATACCTGAGGACGCACCATAGACCGTCACACGAAAGCTGGATCACAGTGGGACATTTGAAACCTGTCTATCAAATGGTCATTGCTGCCGCATTAGTACAGATTATATGCAATTCTGGGAACTTTTGATGGCTATTTCTCACAGTTTTCGAACATGTtataaacaaaaataatcagcagattgatcaGTAATTACAATAATCATTGCATGCAGCCCTACATGAACAAAAAATTTGACTGCAATCAAATTACATGAGcgtaaagaaaaacagatatcACAATGCCAAACCCATAAATGACAGGTTCAGGAAACAGAAGCTGTGCTTAATCGTGACATTTTTAAGAGCTGGGTCTAAAGAAGTTGCAGGATCACCTATGGCATTATTTTAAAGTACAGCCTGAGGGCTGACATCAGCATTAAttaaaacaagagaagaaaaatctTCTTTAATCTTAAATCTACAGTGTGACCATATGACAGATAACAGTGCAGTGGCAGGGGAACAAGGCACTTACCTAAATCGTCCCTTCATGCTTAGGATATAATATGCTGCTGCTATGTCCCGCCCATAAAACCTCTGAGTGTAGCTATAGTAACTGTGAAAGACAGCGGGGAGGAGTCAGTGATGGACATCTACAGGAAATTGCACTGAAATTCACTGAAAGCACTGTGTCATGGACATTAATTCAGAGAGTGAATCAGGTGCATGAGGAGAAAGGTGTGCATGAATCAGGTGCAAGCAGAGAAAGGTGTGCATGAATCAGGTGCATGACAATCACACCTGACAACCTGTTTCAACTGAAGTCCCAGCAACAGATACCAGCATCAGCACTCTATGGTTCAAAACAGCCAAAAGGTTCTTACGCATTCTTCTTCTGAATCTTCCTACTCTTCAGCTGAGACTTCCATCTCAGGAACGCCTCCACGTCATAAAAACGttgggtgaggaagaggagaagccTGCGGAGAAGAGGAGGCGGAGACACTGAGCTGGTGCTTTGTGGTCGCCTGCCAACGATGAGAAGAGCCGACCGCTGGCAGCATCTGTGTAGAGACTGAAcggagagactgagagggaggATGTGGGCAGGACACAGTGACTACTGTCCCCCAGGTCTTGGCAGGTAAAGCAGAGAATGcgagaagcaaaataaaagagaTGTCTATGAAGGCATCCATGCTGTGATATCAACAAAGGCAGCCACGGGCATGTAGACATTCAGTTGAAGTTACAGCCCCGAAAGACTGCCTTTCACGTTATGTGGttgacagaaaacataaaacatgagcTTAACTGTTTGCTGATAATTTATATAAAAGCCACACTCAAACTCAATGAAAACCTCCTCGCCCGCTTTACCTGGATGACTGAATATAACATAGCGTTAGATACCGtttagctaactttagctacATCCAGAATGTCAGTTAGCTTCAGCCTTGTAGCAAAATACCAACAATAGCATAACTTCACCGCCAGCCTACTAACTGACTTCTGACCAATGGCTTCTGCTCAACAGACCTATTACCTGCTATTTAAAGGGATCCTGAAATGTTTTATACGGATAAGTTTAGGAATCATTGGAAATGTGAAGGTTAACTTACCATGACACATACCGACATGATTAGCCGTGCTACGGATAGTCTGAAGGGCCAAACATTGCACCTCCGCATTATTAGCAGCCAGTTGTTGTTCGTCATGTGAACCGCAGAGTGTCGCTCCATGCAAGCCTCTGATGCTGCCAGAGGAATCTGAGATGAACGAAGAAAGGAACCCAGTGAAGCACAGAAATCTGGGCTCCGTTCAAAAGCAGCCTCAGTGAGACCCCTTCCCCTTTTTAATATGTTGCCAATCCACTGTCACACATGAACCATTAGCATGCATCTGCAGGTTGTTATGGTCATCAGAGGTTCAGCTGCCTCAGTTATTTCTAAGTATACAATAGTAAAACCGGTCATATTTCGAGtcaagttttttattttatttttttaacatttctagCAAATTACAGCTAAAGCTGTGTTGTTTATCTCTCTTGCATAAACATGCAGCCCTCAGTCACTTCcctggtgcttttattttcagttgtaTAATACTGTAAGTTTTTAAGACTGTAACTGTTACGACTCTGCACAACCCTGCTGATACACCAGATATACAGATTTTGCACATAGTGGTCACTTTTTTGTGACATGATTACTTCGATAAATCCATCAGAGGTCCCGTTAGATACAAAACACGGTTTGTCAAATAATTTATTCAGTAAATACTTTAATTACAGTAATACTTTGTAATGCCTCCTTATGTTGTGGCCCTAGGTACAAataacacacacgtgcacacacacaaataactcTGTGACTATATGAATCAATCATCTCAAAGTGGCAGCCTACAgcctcagtctgctgctcaTCTATGTTGCATTACATCTTCAGACCAATATTGCTGGTTTATTCAATTTTCCTCAGAGCATTCTCTGAATTTTGTGCTTTAATATCATAGGGAGAAAAGACCAACACCACACCCACTCTGCTTTTGTCACTAttgcacacacaagcaaacacacacacacacacacacacacacacacacacacacacacacacacacacacacacacacacacacacacacacacacacacacatattgacCTCCCAAGcttctgcacacactcacagtgagCATGATGTGACAGACGGCTCACACCTGCTGGTACAAACAATTAGCAAATGAGATCATGCCTTGTGCTTTTACCGTGTGTTTGCAGAGGATTGGCGTAGATTGGAAGCAACAGTGGATGGTGAGGCAAACAGAGGGGTTCAGTATGTTCAGCAGTTAATCTCTGATGTGTAATGCAATAGAGACCAACATACATGCCAGCAAAACATGATAATTTTTACCTTAAAACCATGAAGATTTATACATGTATTGCATTTAAAAGATGGGTAATTACATGGCCAATACAAAGTCAGGGAAAACGTTTACATTTCATCAGTTCCTTGGTATTAGTTGGAGAGACTGACTGAAGGATGGAAAGATGAAGGAAAAGGACTACACAGAGTCGGTGTGGTCTGTGTGAAGCCTGTGCAAATCACATTACTGAAGGGTTGGTTGAGTGAGCAGATAGACCAATGAAGTACAGAGTGACTGACAGAAGGAATGAATGAATCGATTGGTGATGGAGGAGTAGATGGATTGCTTACTGGACCTGACTTTCAATGCTCCTACAGAATGGATAGACAGGTTTTGTGGAGCACGTGCCTGCAGaacatctactgtgtgtgtgcgttcttGGGTATTCATGTGTGTCTTGACTCCTACCTACAGGGAGATTGATGATAATCTATTCTGATCTGTTTGAGCTTTAGAAATTAACCATTCTGCATGCAATTTTGGTTGGAGATGCCTCAAAACAAATTGATCTTTATCATCTGAGAtgacaatttatttttttatatcagGCCCCAAGAATATTCATGTGTTTGGATCAAAAGCGTTTCTCTTTGAActtcattttactgtatttttgaTGAGATGTTTGTTCGTATTGGTTGAATGTGGATTGATGCAGTGCATTTATACccaaatgtgtttgtttatattcATGAATTTTTGATTGTGCCCTAATGGATTTTTGAAAAGTGAGTACAGTGAGTGCAGTGGCTTAAAGTTTTAGGTGACACATAAAGATGGTTATTCTGTGCCATAAATAGAAAGGATACTCTCTTGAATGTCAACATGAGCTAAAAGCTTTCTTAAATATCACCAACAGCATTGCTCAAAAACCAAGAAGAGTGGCATTACTTCAAATACAGCTTTCCTATTCTGTCCtaagtaaaacagaaatacataagCTGTATGCAAATCCCAGCCCTTGCCTAAATAATGAAAGGGTTGAATACTTTGTTGAAGAGTTATAGGAAGGGTAAAGTGATATCCACATCCAAAAAGCTGCAAAAGCAGCAATCCAGTTCCTCAAAGCTTGGCAATTAGGGCTTTGTTAACACTGCAAAACTAAAGTAGATGAGGATCATGACCTGTTTCCACGTATGACTGTGCATTTTGTGCTTCACTgattttccttctctttctcccctccacAGCGAGGTCAGAATGAGGTAAACAAGAACATGCCTAGAGCTGGTAAGTATCGCTGTTTTCTTGGATAAAAGCCTTTCAGATGGCCATAGTAAAGCTTGaacaaataataatgataaaaataataacaacaataatatactttatttatataacacctttcaaatggaaaatgcagctcaaagtgctttacagcagtgcaatcacatgcaccaagtgcttcacacagaaaaagacatagaatgaacataaaaatattgaaaacacaaaaaaatataatataaaataagatggagaataaaacccacttatGGTTTTTAAAGaggtgcagcagtgcataagcAGAAGTTGAAGTTTAAGACCTGCATCAGGTCATCAGTCATAGCTAGTTAAAGGATAAAGAGATAAGTTTTAGCTCTTTTAAAAGCACTGAGTAAAGTGGATTCCCTGATATCTGTAtgtagtgtgttccagagctttgg
This genomic interval from Chaetodon trifascialis isolate fChaTrf1 chromosome 9, fChaTrf1.hap1, whole genome shotgun sequence contains the following:
- the dmac2 gene encoding distal membrane-arm assembly complex protein 2, producing the protein MSVCVMSLHRCCQRSALLIVGRRPQSTSSVSPPPLLRRLLLFLTQRFYDVEAFLRWKSQLKSRKIQKKNAYYSYTQRFYGRDIAAAYYILSMKGRFRYVGQTEWFRADQKGKFNWDFLNYKDTPLEEVNMSNTLINYTGLRNLERQQSLRTLSLRGCPEVDDWSLARLHMFQDSLEELDISHCPRITIGGLAALRNLKGLRRLDVSSLPGISSPGLVIILLEEMLPQCQITATGYDFSLRQEEGEECKEQLQGQR